A single region of the Sciurus carolinensis chromosome 16, mSciCar1.2, whole genome shotgun sequence genome encodes:
- the Znf507 gene encoding LOW QUALITY PROTEIN: zinc finger protein 507 (The sequence of the model RefSeq protein was modified relative to this genomic sequence to represent the inferred CDS: inserted 4 bases in 4 codons; deleted 1 base in 1 codon; substituted 1 base at 1 genomic stop codon): protein MEEGSSIAMLMPDTGEQETILTAEGVITPSLEIDEQRKAKADPLIHVIQKLSKIVEHEKSQNVFXLGKKRPRSSATAHSLETQELCEIPAKVTQSPAADIRKAEMSQVNFTPDTLAQNDGKAMSYQCSLCKFLSSSFSVLKDHIKQHGQQNEVILMCSECHITSKSQEELEAHVVNDHENDANSHIQSKAQQCISPSNSLCPRTTERNNETIPDIPVNVDSSQTHTVQTASVTEMGRRKWYAYEQYGMYRCLFCSYTCGQQRMLKTHAWKHAGEVDCSYPIFENENEPLGLLDSSVSAAPGGVDAVVIAIGDSELSIHNGPSVQVQICSSEPLSSSSPLEHSAEGGVDLSQSVTLDPNEEEMLEVISDSEENLIADSLLSSAQKIISSSPNKKGHVNVIVERLPSAEETLSQKHFXMNAEIEEGKNLNPTEAQTGCGETDDIYHADKCTVDIGGLIIGWSNPEKKDNELISKGLATDENAPPGRRRTNSESLRLHSLAAEALVTMPIRAAELTRANLGHYGDINLLNPDTGQKQVDNPLAAYSKMMSPLKNSSDGLTSFNQSNSTLVALPEGRQELSDGQVKTGISMSLLTVIEKLRERTDQNASDDDILKELQDNAQCQPNSDTSLLGTNVIEYIPNAERPYRCRLCHYTSGNKGYIKQHLRVHRQRQPYQCPICEHIADNSKDLESHMINHCKTRIYQCKQCEESFHYKSQLRNHEREQHSLPDTLSVAASNEPRISSDTTDGKCVQEGSKSSTQKQYRCDVCDYTSTTYVGVRNHRRIHNSDKPYRCSLCGYVCSHPPSLKSHMWKHASDQXYNYEQVNKAINDAISQSGRVLGNPLEKTVLNSSEERADPVIGSSESLVSSSELISQAPSEVIDPNENEKLSPTSNTSYSLEKXSSLAPPGMEYCVLLFCCCICGFESTSKXNLLDHMKEHEGEIVNIILNKDHSTALNSN, encoded by the exons ATGGAAGAAGGCAGCAGTATTGCCATGTTGATGCCAGATACAGGGGAACAAGAAACTATACTGACGGCTGAAGGTGTCATCACTCCTTCATTAGAAATCGATGAACAAAGAAAAGCTAAAGCAGATCCATTAATCCATGTTATCCAGAAGTTAAGCAAGATAGTGGAGCATGAAAAGTCACAAAATGTCTTCTGATTGGGAAAAAAACGCCCACGTTCAAGTGCTACAGCACACTCTCTTGAAACCCAAGAACTTTGCGAGATTCCAGCAAAAGTAACCCAGTCACCTGCTGCTGATATTAGAAAAGCTGAGATGTCACAAGTAAATTTTACCCCTGACACTCTTGCCCAGAATGATGGGAAGGCTATGTCTTACCAGTGTAGCCTTTGTAAGTTTCTGTCATCCTCTTTTTCTGTGTTGAAAGATCATATCAAGCAGCATGGTCAGCAGAATGAAGTAATATTAATGTGCTCAGAGTGCCATATTACATCCAAAAGCCAAGAGGAACTTGAAGCTCATGTGGTAAATGACCACGAAAATGATGCCAATAGTCACATCCAATCCAAAGCCCAGCAGTGCATAAGCCCCTCCAACTCCTTATGTCCGAGAACCactgaaagaaataatgaaaccaTTCCTGACATCCCAGTAAATGTGGACAGTTCACAAACTCATACTGTC CAAACCGCATCCGTGACTGAAATGGGTAGGAGGAAATGGTATGCATATGAACAGTATGGCATGTATCGATGCTTGTTTTGTAGTTATACTTGTGGCCAGCAGAGAATGTTGAAAACACATGCTTGGAAACATGCAGGGGAAGTTGATTGCTCCTATCCAATCTTCGAAAATGAAAATGAGCCTCTTGGCTTACTGGATTCTTCAGTGTCTGCTGCACCTGGTGGGGTTGATGCAGTAGTCATTGCTATTGGAGACAGTGAACTGAGTATCCACAATGGACCATCAGTACAAGTGCAGATTTGCAGCTCTGAACCATTGTCGTCATCATCTCCTTTAGAACACAGTGCAGAAGGGGGAGTAGACCTAAGTCAGTCAGTTACCCTTGACCCTAACGAGGAAGAAATGCTAGAGGTGATCTCTGATTCAGAGGAGAATCTGATTGCTGATAGCCTACTTTCGTCAGCACAGAAAATCATCAGCAGTAGCCCAAATAAAAAAGGGCATGTTAATGTGATAGTGGAGCGTTTACCAAGTGCCGAAGAAACActttcacagaaacatt ctATGAATGCTGAAATTGAAGAAGGGAAAAACTTGAACCCAACAGAAGCCCAAACTGGATGTGGCGAAACTGATGACATTTATCATGCTGACAAATGTACTGTTGACATCGGGGGGTTGATCATAGGCTGGAGCAAtccagaaaagaaagacaatgagTTAATAAGTAAAGGCTTAGCTACTGATGAAAATGCCCCACCTGGCCGAAGAAGGACAAATTCTGAGTCCCTTAGACTACACTCATTAGCTGCAGAAGCCCTTGTCACTATGCCTATAAGAGCTGCAGAACTAACAAGAGCCAATCTTGGACACTATGGGGATATAAACCTCTTAAATCCAGATACTGGACAAAAGCAAGTAGATAATCCACTGGCGGCATATTCAAAAATGATGTCACCACTTAAAAACTCTTCAGATGGCTTAACTAGTTTTAACCAAAGCAACTCTACCTTGGTAGCACTTCCAGAGGGTAGACAGGAATTGTCAGACGGACAAGTAAAGACAGGCATCAGCATGTCCCTACTCACTGTAATTGAAAAATTGAGAGAAAGGACAGATCAAAATGCTTCAGATGATGACATTTTGAAAGAATTGCAGGACAATGCCCAGTGCCAACCCAACAGTGATACAAGTTTATTGGGAACCAATGTGATAGAATATATCCCTAATGCTGAACGGCCCTACCGTTGCCGCCTGTGTCACTATACAAGTGGTAACAAGGGTTACATCAAGCAGCATCTACGCGTTCATCGACAAAGACAGCCATATCAGTGTCCTATTTGTGAGCACATAGCTGACAACAGCAAAGATTTGGAGAGCCACATGATCAACCACTGTAAAACAAGAATATACCAGTGTAAACAGTGTGAAGAGTCCTTTCATTATAAG AGTCAGCTGAGGAATCATGAGAGAGAACAGCACAGCCTTCCAGACACCTTGTCAGTAGCAGCTTCTAATGAGCCAAGAATTTCCAGTGATACAACTGATGGAAAATGTGTTCAGGAAG GGAGTAAGTCTTCAACCCAGAAACAGTATAGATGTGATGTGTGCGATTATACAAGTACAACATATGTTGGTGTCAGAAACCACAGACGAATTCATAACTCTGACAAGCCGTACAG ATGTTCTCTCTGTGGGTACGTTTGCAGCCATCCTCCATCTTTGAAATCTCACATGTGGAAGCATGCAAGTGACC AATACAACTATGAACAAGTAAACAAGGCCATTAATGATGCAATTTCACAAAGTGGCAG agttcTGGGGAATCCTCTGGAAAAAACTGTATTAAACAGCAGTGAAGAGAGAGCCGATCCTGTCATTGGAAGTTCAGAAAGTTTGGTGTCATCCTCGGAGCTGATTTCCCAGGCACCCAGTGAAGTCATAGATCCTAATGAGAATGAGAAACTGAGCCCTACAAGTAATACCTCATATAGTTTAGAAA ACTCCAGTCTGGCCCCTCCTGGAATGGAGTATTGCGTTTTGCTCTTCTGTTGTTGCATTTGTGGTTTTGAATCAACCAGCA GAAATCTCTTGGATCATATGAAAGAACATGAGGGTGAAATTGTAAACATCATCCTAAATAAGGACCACAGCACAGCTCTAAACTCAAATTAG